GGGTCAACTCAGAAGAATCGTATAGTGAGTAAATCGCCAGAGAGTCTTCTTGAAAAGCCTCCTTCATTACCCGGTAAGCCCGGCGGATTTCATCCCGCGTCGCATTGGCATGAATATCTAAAAGTTCATAATAATTTTGATCAAGAATTCTTTTCATGTAAACAAATCCATGGGCGGATTGGCATCGGAACAGGACTTCAATCCTTGAAAGGTTTCGGTTTAACTTTTCCTGGAAATAATACTTTCAAAGGTTAATTGCTCTTGTTTGAGTAGATTAATAACAATTTTCTCAAGACATCGGGCGGAGGTCGCATAGGGAAACTCCGTCATCAGAGGCCGTTTTCTTTTGGTGGCCTGCCAAACGCAATCATCATAATCAATATACCCCAAATATTCGACACCAATTCCAAAATATTTCGAACAGGAACTCCTCATGGAAAACCCAAGGGCCATATCATCAGGAGACCGTACCTGGTTCACCACCATTTTGGGTTTGAAACTATACATTTCCTGCTGAAGTTTTCGGCCTACGGTCTCATCAATACAGGTTACCTGATCAATCAGATCATGGGGCGTTTTGATTCCCCGTTCGTTTTTCTGATCCATGGCAATGGCAATAATTTCCTTGATGTTTTTATTTTTCACCACTTTTTTAAAACGCCGGTAAAAAGAGGCTTTGATAAAACGGTAAACATTTTCGATAGAGGTAGGCTCCGGCAAAACGACCAAAATCCCATTATCGGAGATTAAAAAGAAATCCAAAATATTAAAGGAGGTTCCAGCCCCTAAATCCAAAAGGATATAATCAAAATCCAGCTCATGGATTTTCCGGATAAGTTTCATTTTTTGATTATAACGTGGGTTGGCAATTTCCAAAATATCCTGAGCACCACTGATCAAGGTCAGATTAGGAATGCCAGTGGGAACCACCACATCCTTAATGTGAGCAACCTTCCCTTTTATAAAATCCGAAAGGGTAGCCTCCGGATAGGGTATTCCCAAGCAGGTGTGCAGGTTCGCACAGCCTAAATCCGCATCAATGAGAATAACCCGCTTTCCCATTTTAGCCAGGTAGATTCCCACGTTTCCTGCAATAAAGCTTTTACCGGTCCCTCCTTTTCCTCCCCCTATGGCCCATATTTCACGGTTGGGTACCCCCCGAAACTCGTTTATTAACACCTCTTCTTTCATACCTTACATTCTTATCGGAAATCACTATAATCTTCAAGTCCTTTTTCTTGGCTGAAGAATTCAACCTTTTAGGGTCAAAGATAGCAAACCTTACCCCATTTCAGGTAAGCAGGAACCTTAAAAAAACCATGGGGTACGATTTGGAAATGGATGGGTAAGGAAATAAGAGGGAAAAATCTAAGAATTTTCGGAAGGAGAACAAAGCCGTTGAACGTATTTACCGATTAAATCGGTTTCAATATTAACGGGGGAACCGATTGATTTATCCCCCAAGGTTGTCATTTTCAAAGTATGGGGAATAATCATCACTTCAACCCCCTTGGGGCCAATCTGGTTGATGGTAAGACTTATTCCATCAACGGCAATGGATCCTTTTGAAATACAATACCGCAAAAGATTTTGGGGAATTTCAAAAAAAAGGATTTGGCTTTCTCCAGCTAATTCCCGTTTTCGAAGAAACCCCACCCCGTCAACATGTCCGGTCACCCAATGACCATCCAAAGGATCCCCAAGCCGAAGGGATCCTTCTAAATTGACCCCCTCGCCTTCTTTGACTTGTCCCAAATGAGTGACCCGAAAAGTTTCAGGAGACACATCCACACTAAACCCCTCATCTGTTTTATGGACCGCTGTTAAGCAGACCCCATCAACGGAAATACTGGACCCTATCTTCACGCCTTGAACGACCTCTTTTGAACGTATGGTCATTCGCGCACTTTTGCCGTCCCGCTGAAGGCTTGCCACGATTCCCACTTCTTCAATAATTCCTGTAAACATAGTCCCCCAGACAGGGGAAATCTTAACAGAGGGATTCCCTACTTGTCAAAATCCCTTCACCTCAGCTTCTCTTCTAACCACCCCTGCAAAAAGCAGAACCCCTGCTAATAAAACAAACAAAAAAACCTGAAAGGTCCATAGGTATCCCAACCATCCCACCAACAATCCAAAGAAAAGAGGGCCGCTGGCATGGCCAATATCCATAATGGAACCAAATATCCCCATGGCGGAACCCAGGGAGCGGACCTCACATAAGTCGGCCACAAAGGCAGAAGTGGAAGATGTGGCAATGGCCTCTCCCAAGCCAAATATTCCCGCTAACAGTAAAAGAGGAATAAACCCTTGATTCAAAGGGATCAACCCGATGGAAAGGGCACATAGAAATAAACCCCCAATGATCATTCCCCTCCGCCCATAGCGATCGGAAATTCTCCCCATAAAGGGCCGGACCAAAAGCATGGCAGTTCCTTGAATTCCAAAGAGGAGACCAATTTCTCCGTAGTTAAGTCCTACATCTCTGGAGTAAATCGGCAAAAAAGCCATCAGCGCTCCCGACGCGAGCATAACCATCCCTTCCATACTACTGGTCAGGAGGATTCGGATATCACTGACCAGTTCTTTCAGCCCTTTGATCCACTCAGGCCCGAGTTTTTTCCAACCATCCCGCCGGACTGAAAGGAATCGCTGTTTTGGAAATCGGATGGT
The Nitrospiria bacterium DNA segment above includes these coding regions:
- a CDS encoding AAA family ATPase — its product is MKEEVLINEFRGVPNREIWAIGGGKGGTGKSFIAGNVGIYLAKMGKRVILIDADLGCANLHTCLGIPYPEATLSDFIKGKVAHIKDVVVPTGIPNLTLISGAQDILEIANPRYNQKMKLIRKIHELDFDYILLDLGAGTSFNILDFFLISDNGILVVLPEPTSIENVYRFIKASFYRRFKKVVKNKNIKEIIAIAMDQKNERGIKTPHDLIDQVTCIDETVGRKLQQEMYSFKPKMVVNQVRSPDDMALGFSMRSSCSKYFGIGVEYLGYIDYDDCVWQATKRKRPLMTEFPYATSARCLEKIVINLLKQEQLTFESIISRKS
- a CDS encoding riboflavin synthase yields the protein MFTGIIEEVGIVASLQRDGKSARMTIRSKEVVQGVKIGSSISVDGVCLTAVHKTDEGFSVDVSPETFRVTHLGQVKEGEGVNLEGSLRLGDPLDGHWVTGHVDGVGFLRKRELAGESQILFFEIPQNLLRYCISKGSIAVDGISLTINQIGPKGVEVMIIPHTLKMTTLGDKSIGSPVNIETDLIGKYVQRLCSPSENS
- a CDS encoding MFS transporter; amino-acid sequence: MEIRTPNGRTFLLLCVLSTLAYFSYNLIRTPLLPLFADHLGASPEWIGFIVAASTLTGVLFKFPGGMFSDFLGRRFLIFLGVLAFSFAPFFYYWVSDVWQLILLRFFHGFATALFAPVAMTVVADMFKSTRGESLGWYSSANHLGKLTGPMVGGFLLTIGTFSTVFGVCSVIGVFIFALFFTIRFPKQRFLSVRRDGWKKLGPEWIKGLKELVSDIRILLTSSMEGMVMLASGALMAFLPIYSRDVGLNYGEIGLLFGIQGTAMLLVRPFMGRISDRYGRRGMIIGGLFLCALSIGLIPLNQGFIPLLLLAGIFGLGEAIATSSTSAFVADLCEVRSLGSAMGIFGSIMDIGHASGPLFFGLLVGWLGYLWTFQVFLFVLLAGVLLFAGVVRREAEVKGF